The following are encoded together in the Neofelis nebulosa isolate mNeoNeb1 chromosome 9, mNeoNeb1.pri, whole genome shotgun sequence genome:
- the EPAS1 gene encoding endothelial PAS domain-containing protein 1 codes for MTTDKEKKRSSSERRKEKSRDAARCRRSKETEVFYELAHELPLPHSVSSHLDKASIMRLAISFLRTHKLLSSVCSENESEAEANQQMDNLYLKALEGFIAVVTQDGDMIFLSENISKFMGLTQVELTGHSIFDFTHPCDHEEIRENLSLKNGSGFGKKGKDMSTERDFFMRMKCTVTNRGRTVNLKSATWKVLHCTGQVKVYNSCPPHNSLCSFKEPLLSCLIIMCEPIQHPSHMDIPLDSKTFLSRHSMDMKFTYCDDRITELIGYHPEELLGRSAYEFYHALDSENMTKSHQNLCTKGQVVSGQYRMLAKHGGYVWLETQGTVIYNPRNLQPQCIMCVNYVLSEIEKNDVVFSMDQTESLFKPHLTAMSSIFDSSSEVAVSEQSDYLFTKLKEEPEELAQLAPTAGDAIIALDFGSQNFEKSSAYSSALLPPSQPWSRELRSHSTQSEAGSLPAFTVPQAAASGSATPSATSSSSCSTPSSPGDYYTSLNDDLKIEVIEKLFTIDTEAKDQGSTQTDFSELDLETLAPYIPMDGEDFQLSPICPEERLLQEKPQSTPQHCFSTMTNIFQPLAPVASHSPFLLDKYQQQLGSKKIEPEHRPLSSIFFDGGSKVSLPACCGQAGTPLSSLGGRSSSTQWPPDPPLHFGPTKWPVVDQHTESLGPSPLGPPVNSPHLSVFKKKSAKGFGPQGPDVMSPAMVALSNKLKLKRQREYEEQAFQDLSGIQGDPSGSSTSHQMWKRMKSLRGSVNCPLVPDKLLSASAPSDEFTQLPMRGAGQPLRHLPPPPSAMSPRENTKSGFPPQCYAPQYQDYSLPSAPKVSGMASRLLGPSFEPYLLPELTRYDCEVNVPVPGSSTLLQGGDLLRALDQAT; via the exons GAGCAGCtcggagaggaggaaggagaagtccCGGGATGCTGCCCGGTGCCGACGGAGCAAGGAGACGGAGGTCTTCTACGAGCTGGCCCACGAGCTGCCCCTGCCTCACAGCGTGAGCTCCCACCTGGACAAAGCCTCCATCATGCGGCTGGCCATCAGCTTCCTGCGCACACACAAGCTCCTGTCCTCAG TTTGCTCTGAAAATGAGTCTGAAGCTGAGGCTAACCAACAGATGGACAACTTGTACCTGAAAGCGTTGGAGGGTTTCATTGCCGTGGTGACCCAAGATGGCGACATGATCTTTCTATCGGAAAACATCAGCAAGTTCATGGGACTCACACAG GTGGAGCTAACAGGACACAGTATCTTTGACTTCACTCATCCCTGTGACCACGAGGAGATTCGTGAGAACCTGAGTCTCAAAAATG GCTCTGGTTTTGGGAAGAAAGGCAAAGACATGTCCACAGAGCGGGACTTCTTCATGAGGATGAAGTGCACCGTCACCAACAGAGGCCGGACCGTCAACCTCAAGTCAGCCACCTGGAAG GTCTTGCACTGCACCGGCCAGGTGAAGGTGTACAACAGCTGCCCCCCTCACAATAGTCTGTGCAGCTTCAAGGAgcccctgctctcctgcctcATCATCATGTGCGAACCCATCCAGCACCCATCCCACATGGACATCCCCCTGGACAGCAAGACCTTCCTGAGCCGCCACAGCATGGACATGAAGTTCACCTACTGTGACGACAG aatcaCAGAACTGATTGGTTACCACCCCGAGGAGCTGCTCGGCCGCTCAGCCTACGAGTTCTACCATGCCCTGGACTCAGAGAACATGACCAAAAGTCACCAGAACC TGTGCACCAAAGGTCAGGTGGTGAGTGGCCAGTACCGGATGCTTGCAAAGCATGGGGGCTACGTgtggctggagacccaggggacGGTCATCTACAACCCTCGCAACCTGCAGCCCCAGTGCATCATGTGTGTGAACTATGTCCTGAG CGAGATTGAGAAGAACGACGTGGTGTTCTCCATGGACCAGACGGAATCCCTGTTCAAGCCGCACCTGACGGCCATGAGCAGCATCTTTGACAGCAGCAGTGAGGTGGCTGTGTCTGAGCAGAGTGACTACCTGTTCACCAAGCTGAAGGAGGAGCCGGAGGAGCTGGCCCAGCTGGCCCCCACTGCGGGGGATGCCATCATTGCCCTGGATTTCG GGAGCCAGAACTTTGAGAAGTCCTCAGCCTACAGCAGTGCCCTTCTGCCCCCGAGCCAGCCGTGGTCCAGAGAGCTGAGGAGCCACAGCACCCAGAGCGAGGCCGGGAGCCTGCCCGCCTTCACCGTGCCCCAAGCGGCTGCCTCCGGGAGCGCCACCCCAAGtgccaccagcagcagcagctgctcCACG cccagcaGCCCCGGAGACTATTACACATCTCTGAATGATGATCTGAAGATTGAAGTGATCGAGAAGCTCTTCACCATAGATACAGAGGCAAAGGACCAGGGCAGCACCCAG ACGGACTTCAGTGAGCTGGACTTGGAGACCCTGGCCCCCTACATCCCCATGGACGGGGAAGACTTCCAGCTCAGTCCCATCTGCCCCGAGGAGAGGCTTCTGCAGGAGAAGCCCCAGTCGACTCCCCAGCACTGCTTCAGCACCATGACGAACATCTTCCAGCCGCTGGCACCTGTGGCCTCCCACAGCCCTTTCCTCCTGGACAAGTATCAACAGCAGCTGGGAAGCAAGAAGATAGAGCCTGAGCACCGGCCCCTGTCCTCCATCTTCTTTGATGGAGGCAGTAAAGTGTCCCTGCCCGCGTGCTGTGGCCAAGCCGgcacccctctctcctccctgggagGCAGGTCCAGCAGCACACAGTGGCCCCCTGATCCGCCATTACATTTTGGGCCCACGAAGTGGCCTGTTGTGGATCAGCACACGGAGTCCTTGGGGCCATCACCATTGGGGCCCCCCGTCAACTCGCCCCATCTCTCCGTCTTCAAGAAAAA GTCTGCAAAAGGCTTTGGGCCCCAGGGCCCGGATGTGATGAGCCCGGCCATGGTAGCCCTGTCCAACAAGCTGAAGCTGAAGCGACAGCGAGAATATGAGGAGCAGGCCTTCCAGGACCTGAGCGGG ATCCAGGGGGACCCATCAGGCAGCAGCACTTCACATCAGATGTGGAAAAGGATGAAGAGCCTCAGGGGCAGCGTGAACTGCCCTTTGGTGCCCGACAAGTTGCTGAGCGCAAGCGCCCCCAGTG ATGAGTTCACCCAACTTCCCATGAGGGGTGCGGGACAGCCTCTGAGACATCTGCCACCGCCGCCGTCTGCCATGAGCCCCAGGGAGAACACCAAGAGTGGGTTCCCCCCACAGTGCTACGCACCCCAGTACCAGGACTACAGCCTGCCGTCAGCTCCCAAGGTGTCAG GCATGGCGAGTCGGCTGCTTGGGCCCTCCTTTGAGCCCTACCTGCTGCCCGAATTGACCAGATATGACTGTGAGGTGAATGTTCCTGTGCCAGGAAGCTCCACGCTCCTGCAAGGAGGGGACCTCCTCAGAGCCCTGGACCAGGCCACCTGA